One stretch of Armigeres subalbatus isolate Guangzhou_Male chromosome 2, GZ_Asu_2, whole genome shotgun sequence DNA includes these proteins:
- the LOC134217484 gene encoding uncharacterized protein LOC134217484, which yields MIQEQRGDTFYDLDRINLTIERMLVLIRQLSGVSRLGESGRSMSMELQLLNAIDDRGYQLQELQEAVVYLFGQFRKIYLVNKDLYVQLNKRGGRVFELEKQFREQEDGSKCLYYMADVIKYEPALLAMQRVLDRTMREIRIFRKQRNKHKLELCVSHIRNENYDKAFDEFFSFEDNIEELPQIVEEVFEGSFTNLIKLLLFLKGYFWLHKPNSQETFVAGCEHIVQYLKCSVMFCRVETLMIYSAITDVSNHLDEFFQDRLDLLLVDLSGNKELAVQMIHNDPNEAVDFAKLFNHMSDELLMELVREAYRRSSKSMSDTLKFISNLPCINQQIISYQEVHNEMRRLGRSKSSSIFVLAHYIKRTMQNPKFLQATRSSELEDLKAILPPNITSIVWKHVSISRYESRILMKCGAVGKELGFSRYTADKNRFECEPVDNGEAFRIRAIAVHGYLIEHNGRPVVVSTKYDPASTSCHWRLIPHDDCNYFRIENVASGRFLYSKFSESVEYDFYNSPEILRLSDDESELNESNSFWKVEEFIRGSKGDTDCVIL from the coding sequence ATGATCCAAGAGCAGCGTGGCGACACATTTTACGATCTGGATCGGATCAATTTAACGATCGAGCGGATGTTGGTTCTGATTCGGCAGCTGTCCGGTGTCAGTCGGTTGGGCGAAAGCGGGCGTTCGATGTCAATGGAACTGCAGTTGCTAAATGCCATTGATGACCGGGGATATCAGCTACAGGAACTGCAGGAAGCCGTGGTTTATCTGTTTGGCCAGTTTCGAAAGATCTACTTGGTGAACAAGGATTTGTATGTACAGCTGAACAAGCGGGGTGGGAGGGTGTTTGAGCTGGAAAAACAGTTTCGCGAACAAGAGGATGGTAGTAAATGTTTGTATTATATGGCTGACGTGATCAAGTATGAGCCAGCGCTGCTGGCAATGCAGCGTGTATTAGACAGAACCATGCGAGAAATACGGATATTCAGAAAGCAAAGGAACAAACACAAGCTGGAACTGTGCGTCAGCCATATTCGAAACGAGAACTATGATAAGGCTTTTGATGAGTTCTTCTCATTTGAGGATAACATTGAAGAGTTGCCACAGATAGTCGAAGAGGTGTTTGAGGGATCTTTCACAAACCTTATAAAATTGCTGCTGTTCTTAAAAGGATACTTCTGGCTACACAAACCAAATTCACAAGAAACGTTTGTTGCTGGATGCGAACATATCGTTCAATATCTGAAGTGTTCGGTTATGTTTTGCCGGGTGGAAACTTTGATGATCTACAGTGCCATCACCGATGTTTCAAATCATTTAGATGAGTTCTTCCAAGATCGATTAGATCTACTATTGGTAGACTTATCTGGAAACAAAGAACTGGCGGTACAAATGATACACAACGACCCCAATGAAGCAGTGGATTTCGCTAAGTTGTTCAACCACATGTCAGATGAACTTCTGATGGAATTAGTTCGCGAGGCATACCGAAGATCCAGTAAGAGTATGAGTGACACATTAAAGTTCATTTCCAATCTGCCCTGCATAAACCAACAAATCATAAGTTACCAGGAAGTGCACAACGAAATGCGTCGATTAGGGCGATCAAAATCATCCAGTATTTTCGTTCTCGCGCATTACATCAAACGAACCATGCAAAATCCAAAGTTTCTTCAAGCCACCAGATCGTCTGAATTGGAAGATCTCAAAGCTATTCTACCCCCAAATATTACCAGCATCGTTTGGAAACATGTCAGCATTTCCCGTTACGAGTCGCGCATTCTGATGAAATGCGGAGCAGTGGGAAAGGAGCTTGGGTTTTCGCGATATACAGCCGATAAGAACCGCTTCGAATGTGAACCAGTGGATAATGGAGAAGCTTTTCGTATTCGTGCCATTGCAGTCCATGGCTATTTAATTGAGCATAATGGTCGGCCAGTGGTTGTGTCGACGAAGTATGATCCTGCTAGCACTTCGTGCCATTGGAGGCTGATTCCTCATGATGATTGCAATTATTTCCGAATAGAGAACGTTGCGAGTGGGAGATTTTTGTATTCCAAGTTTTCTGAGAGTGTTGAATATGATTTTTACAATTCTCCCGAAATATTGAGATTGTCTGATGATGAGTCGGAATTGAATGAGAGCAACTCATTTTGGAAAGTGGAAGAATTTATCCGTGGAAGCAAAGGTGATACAGATTGCGTGATTCTTTAG